TGGTCGAGATGCTGAAAGGCATGATTCCCGCCGTCGAACACACACACCTCGCCCGTACCATGATAAGCTTCATACGCCCATTGATACGGAATCACCTCATCGTCTTTATCCAATAGCAACAGCGACGGTTGATTGGCATCAACATGGGTATGGTAAGGTTCCAGAGCCGTGAGATACCCCTCATCCAAACAAAAACGCTCGCCCGTGGCCGGGTTATCGTGTTCTCCCAAGTAAGCACTTAAAATCGGTTTGGGGGTCAACGCCGGGTTAATCATGCCAACCGGCACACCGTAACGCTGAGCGATGTAACGGCCGTAGAAACCACCCATCGACGATCCGAAAACACACCAGGCCTGGCCGTTTTTCACATTCGGACTGTTCAAAATCGAATGCTGCACCACGGAATCAATCGCCGCCACCGACGCTTGCGGCGACACGATCGGATAAGTTGGCGTCAACACCTTGATGCCTTCGGCTTCAAATGCCCGTTTGACCCATTGGCCTTTATGACTGTTCCCCGAGCTTAAAAAACCATGTAAATACAGAATCATGCTAAAATCTCTTTATGTCAGAAACGAATCAAACGCACCCGAAACAACCGCAAATCATTGAGCGCTCACCACATCCGGATGTCCTTCAAGCCGCCCTTTCGCTGGGCTTGACGCCACTGCAATCCAAACTGGTCGCCAACCGCTTGGCTCCGTCCGATTTGACCGATGATAACATGACGGACGCGGTGCAGAAGATCGTTTTCCCAAAACTGCAACACCTGCAACACCCTAATGAACTGAAAAACGCCGACCGGGCCGCGCGTTTGATTGCCGACGCCATCGAATCCGACGGCAAAATCGTTCTCGCCACCGATTACGACACGGACGGCGTGACTTCGGCTTGGGTCGCGACGCGCGCGCTCATCGATTTTTTCGGTGTGGCACCGCAGCGCATCGAACACATCATTGGTGAACGCACCGAAGGCTATGGCATTACCGATGACGTCGTCCAACGGATTCTCGCCATTCAAGACCCCATCGATTTGGTCATTTCCGCCGACCAAGGTTCCAGCGACGAACCGCGTATCCGACAATTGGCCGATGCCGGTATTCCGGTCTGCGTCACCGACCACCACCAGATGACCGTGGCCGGCGCCCCTGCCAGTGCTGTCTGCACGGTGAACCCGCAACAAGACGGTTGCGGTTACGACAAAACCGTGGCCGGTTGTTTCGTGATTTTTCTGGTGATGGGACAAACCCGAAGCGAGTTGATCCGGCGCGGACGCTTACCTAAAGACAGCCCCAGCTTAAAGGCCTTGGCGCCGAATATCGCATTGGGCACCGTAGCCGACAGCGTCAGTTTGAAAAGCCTGAACAACCGGGCCATTGTCCAGTCCGGCCTGAGTGTCATCAATCAATTGCAACACCCGACTTGGCAAGCCCTGCATCAAATGAACGACAATCAAGGCCAGCCACTGAATGCCGAATACCTCGGCTTTCAGGTCGCAACCCGAATCAATGCCGCCAGCCGGGTCAGTGATGTGACCACCGCGTTCAAGTTTTTAAATGCCGCGAATTTACCGGAAGCCGCCCGTCATCTGGAACAACTCGACCAAGACAACCTGGACCGACGTCAGCAACAGGAAGCCATGTTGGCTCAAGCACGTGAACAGGCCAAACAACTGTACCACGATCGTAAGTTCACCCTGTGTATCCAAATGCAAGGCAATGCCGGCATTCAAGGAATTATCGCCTCCCGAATCGGTGAGGAATACGGTGTACCGACCATTGCGATGACCGACCTGCAAGACGGCAACCTTGCAGGCAGTGGCCGTGGCATCGTGTCCAATATCGATTTGCGCGAAGCCTTTCAATGGATGGCGGATACCCATGACGGGCTTTTCCAGTCAATGGGGGGCCACAAAGGCGCGGCAGGTTGCATGATTCCGATTGAAAAATTCGACGTGTTTGCCGACCTGTTTGAAGAAGCCGTCCGCCAACAACTCAACGACGAAGTGCCCGTACCCATCATTGAAACCGACGGAGGCCTGGAAGACTGGCAACTCACGCCCGCCTTGATTCAGGAATTAAATCAGCTCGAACCTTATGGCAGAGAATGGCCCAAGCCATTGTTTTACGGTGAATTTCGATTATTGGAAGCGCGCCATGTCGGCCAGACCAAAACCCATTTATCGGTCAAACTGCAAACACAAAACGGTCAGGTATTATCCGGCATTCAGTTCAATGCCAAGCCCTCGGCCGACGCGCCGGATCGTTTTTTCGGCAATGAACCTGTCCGTTGCGTTTATCAGCCGAGCTTAAATACCTTCTACGGTCGTACCAACTTACAGTTGAAAATCGTCACCCTACAACCAGCCTAAATCTTGGTGACATAAAAAAACCGACCAGGCCTGGTCGGTTTTATCATAAAGTCGCCGGACTTTGGAATGCCGTCGATTCAACGCACTCTACCCCAAGAAACTGAGAATTTCCTGTTCGATCTGCTCTTTGTCGATAACGGTCTTCTGGGCAACCTCTTTATCGAATAACGCCGCAATCTGTTCTGGGATTTTGACCTTGGCTTTCTGGGAAATCATCTCTAAAGCGTCCTTATCATGCTCGAACGATTCGCCCGTCAACGCATCCGCAATCACCGGCGAGAATTTGGTCCATTCCGCAGTCGAATAAGCGATAGTTTTGATGGACGTATCGTCACGGCAGGTGTCGTAAGCCTTGAAACAGGTTGCGGTATGCGGACACATCAAATACCCGGCTTCAAACGCCACTCGAATGTAGTCCTTCCCTTCCTGATCGGAGCAGAAGTCGGCGGCGAAAATCGCTTGAACCTGCTTCAACTCGTCGGCGGTCAACGCATAGTATTTGTCGTTATCCAACTTCAACATCAGTTCTTTAGTGCGTTCCGCGCCGAACAAGTCGAAGAGGATGCGCTCGATGTTGGACGACTTGAGAATATCCATCGCCGGAGAAGTCGTTGGAATCACCGAAGCGTCGCGTAAGTCGTACTCACCGGTTTTAATGAATTTGGTCAACACATTGTTTTGGTTAGAAGCGATGTGAATCTGTTTGACCGGCAAGCCCATCTTATAAGCGTAATAACCGCCCAACGCATTCCCGAAATTACCGCTCGGCACATTCAGATACACCAAATCACCTAATTCGATGGCGTTTTGACGCACCAATTCCAAATAACTATGGATGTGGTAAATGGTCTGGAAAATAATGCGCCCGAAGTTCACCGAGTTGGCCGCAGACAAGGAAATGTGGTTTTCGTTCAGCTTATCGCGGAACGTATCCGATACCAGCAGAGTTTTCAAAGCCGTCTGAGCATCGTCAAAATCACCGTGAATACCGATGACTTTCAAGTTCACCGCATCTTCGGTCACCATTTGTAAGCGTTGCACGTCCGAGGTACCGCCGTCCGGATACAAACACGCCACTTGCACATTGTCACGGTTCTTGAAGGTTTCCAGGGCCGCCGGGCCGGTATCGCCGCTGGTGGCAGCCAGAATCAGATATTTATCGCCATTGGCTTGCGCGACCGACGACAGCACTTTACCGAACGGTTGCAGCGCCATGTCCTTAAAGGCACGCGTTGGCCCGTGATACAGCTCACTGACATACAGATCGTCATACACCTTCACCACCGGAACCGGGTTTTTTGGGTCATCGAACGCATCGTACAACGACAGCGCTTCGTCAATCACGCTTTCAGCGATATCCACTTCAAACATCGCCAAAACCGCTTTGGCCAGGGTTTTATAATCGGAGTTCGCATGTTGCTGCAAAAAATCCAAACCAAAGTGCGGCAGACTTTCCGGCGAATAAATGCCGCCGAAGGAAGACATCGGGCTTAAGATCGCTTGAGAGAACGTGATCGATTCGGGTCTTTGACCGTCGTTACCGCGGGTTTCGATAAATTTCATACAGATTCCAATTGAATATCAGTTCGTAAATAACGGCAGATTATACAAAAAATCGGGGGCAAAATCCCGATTATGCGACGCTTATAGCCGTGCAAGCGATTTCTTACGGCGCCAGAACCGGCGCAGGTGTTTTGGTTTCAAATGATAGCGTTTCGGCAACCCGACATCGATAAACAGTGAATCGATGTCTTGATTTTTTACAGCCAGCAATAACGGTTCAAACCAGGCCTTTTCCAGCGTTTGCAAGCCGGCCAACCATTCGCTTTGGGTCTGTTGCCCTGCCGTCGGCATCGTCAAATGCAGCAGATGATGGGCGAAGCCCCCTTTCGTCGACAATGCGGATTCCGACCAGTCCTGGTAGCTTTTCGGTTGGGTGCTGTAGTCCGCTTGCGCCAAGTTTGCCAAGCCTTGCAGATACGCATCTTGGGACCAGATTTTCGCCTGTGGCCGGAACTCGACCTGATCGGCTGCCAAACGGCCTTCCCCCCAAAACCATAAGCTGTTGATTTCCGGCCAGCCACGCTCGCGACGGGCTTCGTTCACCGGATGAGTGAAAAACAGCATTTGCGTCTCATTCATCAACTGGTGCCAGTAACCGGCGGCATTGCCTTTCGGATAATGCGGATTGATGTTTTGATACGCCGCGCGAGACAAAGGCGTCGACTGTAAATCGACCGGTTGCGCGATGCGTAAATACCAGTCGGTCGCACCGGCATACTCCAACTGTACGCCATCTTCT
The nucleotide sequence above comes from Hydrogenovibrio thermophilus. Encoded proteins:
- a CDS encoding YqiA/YcfP family alpha/beta fold hydrolase, producing the protein MILYLHGFLSSGNSHKGQWVKRAFEAEGIKVLTPTYPIVSPQASVAAIDSVVQHSILNSPNVKNGQAWCVFGSSMGGFYGRYIAQRYGVPVGMINPALTPKPILSAYLGEHDNPATGERFCLDEGYLTALEPYHTHVDANQPSLLLLDKDDEVIPYQWAYEAYHGTGEVCVFDGGNHAFQHLDQAWPKMKQFVEQYVTRKG
- a CDS encoding single-stranded-DNA-specific exonuclease RecJ — encoded protein: MSETNQTHPKQPQIIERSPHPDVLQAALSLGLTPLQSKLVANRLAPSDLTDDNMTDAVQKIVFPKLQHLQHPNELKNADRAARLIADAIESDGKIVLATDYDTDGVTSAWVATRALIDFFGVAPQRIEHIIGERTEGYGITDDVVQRILAIQDPIDLVISADQGSSDEPRIRQLADAGIPVCVTDHHQMTVAGAPASAVCTVNPQQDGCGYDKTVAGCFVIFLVMGQTRSELIRRGRLPKDSPSLKALAPNIALGTVADSVSLKSLNNRAIVQSGLSVINQLQHPTWQALHQMNDNQGQPLNAEYLGFQVATRINAASRVSDVTTAFKFLNAANLPEAARHLEQLDQDNLDRRQQQEAMLAQAREQAKQLYHDRKFTLCIQMQGNAGIQGIIASRIGEEYGVPTIAMTDLQDGNLAGSGRGIVSNIDLREAFQWMADTHDGLFQSMGGHKGAAGCMIPIEKFDVFADLFEEAVRQQLNDEVPVPIIETDGGLEDWQLTPALIQELNQLEPYGREWPKPLFYGEFRLLEARHVGQTKTHLSVKLQTQNGQVLSGIQFNAKPSADAPDRFFGNEPVRCVYQPSLNTFYGRTNLQLKIVTLQPA
- the thrC gene encoding threonine synthase, giving the protein MKFIETRGNDGQRPESITFSQAILSPMSSFGGIYSPESLPHFGLDFLQQHANSDYKTLAKAVLAMFEVDIAESVIDEALSLYDAFDDPKNPVPVVKVYDDLYVSELYHGPTRAFKDMALQPFGKVLSSVAQANGDKYLILAATSGDTGPAALETFKNRDNVQVACLYPDGGTSDVQRLQMVTEDAVNLKVIGIHGDFDDAQTALKTLLVSDTFRDKLNENHISLSAANSVNFGRIIFQTIYHIHSYLELVRQNAIELGDLVYLNVPSGNFGNALGGYYAYKMGLPVKQIHIASNQNNVLTKFIKTGEYDLRDASVIPTTSPAMDILKSSNIERILFDLFGAERTKELMLKLDNDKYYALTADELKQVQAIFAADFCSDQEGKDYIRVAFEAGYLMCPHTATCFKAYDTCRDDTSIKTIAYSTAEWTKFSPVIADALTGESFEHDKDALEMISQKAKVKIPEQIAALFDKEVAQKTVIDKEQIEQEILSFLG